Part of the Gemmatimonadota bacterium genome, CCGAACTGGGCCATCCAGTTTCCGGTATACCACACCGCCAGTCGCGCGTCCTTCGAACGGGTTACGAATCGGGCGGACCGTTCCGTTTCGTTCCGGTATATGGCGTCGGCCAGGTACTGCCGTATGCTGCCGGCGTTCGGACGGTAGAATTCCTCGTAACCGATCTGGTTTGGCCGGATTTCGATCAGCATCCGAAACTGTTCTACCGCTTCACCGTAGGTGCCCTGGTTGAAGAGCTCGACCGCGTTATCGTAAACGGCTTGGAGCTTTGCGATTTCCGAGGCGATGTACATCGTTTTCTGACTCTGGGCCAGAAGGAAGCTGTTGCGGGCCGCCTGCTCATCACCCCGCTCAAGTAATGCCAGAAACGTAAGGAAGGAGGATAGTGCGGTGGGTCCGGCCTTCTCCTCCGTGAACTCATCCCGTTTCAGGGCGGCTTCGTCCAGGTCTATACCGAAGGCCGCGCTCGCCTGCGGGTGGTCCGGATCTATTTCGAGGCACTTTCGATAGTATTCCGCAGCGGTCTCCCCATCCTCCCGTAACGCCGCGATCAGGGCCTGCTGATACAGGTATTCCGCCAACGCCAGGCGCACGTTCTCCCAGTTGTCCCATTCCTCCAGGTATCTGCCGGCGGAATAGGGCGACCGGGCGTCGACTTCTTCGGAGGTTGGCTGGCGTTCCAACAGGTGCCAGAGATCATAGTACGCGTTGAGCAGCGCTTCCGGCGAGTCCGACTGGTCCTGCGCGGCCTGCGTGTTCCAGCACAGACTGGCCATGCAGCATACCGCCATGACTCGTATCACAATCCGTTACCTCCTGAATGAGGCGTTGAGGGTTCATTCCATGGTCCGATGCAGCGCGGTATCATCATATCAGTTCGACCGGTTTTC contains:
- a CDS encoding tetratricopeptide repeat protein gives rise to the protein MIRVMAVCCMASLCWNTQAAQDQSDSPEALLNAYYDLWHLLERQPTSEEVDARSPYSAGRYLEEWDNWENVRLALAEYLYQQALIAALREDGETAAEYYRKCLEIDPDHPQASAAFGIDLDEAALKRDEFTEEKAGPTALSSFLTFLALLERGDEQAARNSFLLAQSQKTMYIASEIAKLQAVYDNAVELFNQGTYGEAVEQFRMLIEIRPNQIGYEEFYRPNAGSIRQYLADAIYRNETERSARFVTRSKDARLAVWYTGNWMAQFGELGLEATRLAPTGASQARVPLPNLKMAARSYLGGDLGVSVRVTGLLWAGASWSQFMITPHAEFTLNNLDLTPKVPGAHISALSFFSETSTMVSRTTRMYLQAGAGRYTASFPSVLLGNIERPPRLMAHRSTSIGGFVGGGCDAWFLASDTGLLGVRLDLKYHRMSGDDQDSNRSITLSGLRLGAGITYSR